In Microbacterium imperiale, one genomic interval encodes:
- a CDS encoding type IV secretory system conjugative DNA transfer family protein: protein MLADVFAAASYDAEKKDDFFAKSGRDLVANYLFAAAVNGNYLPVVFDWLSRPDNPMPARVLQERYPSLADDIESTQALVEETRSGVYGFAQGVMRFLASEALRACVTPTAGLPEFKPEDFSAAPADTLYLLSEEGPASAGPLVAALTRAVLTAAENDAKREPSGRRPVPFMAVLDEAGNICRIPDLPAKYTHYGSRGIVVTTILQSQEQGEQVWSPRGFAQLWGASTIQVFGGGNASNGFLRDLSERIGDYEYTETTTNHQNGQRNVNRTRSSDRIMSIADLASLSLGRMVVLASGCRPVLVKSVPWFKDKQMRRLINGGNQAPVQVHRTASTGVEVER from the coding sequence GTGCTCGCCGACGTGTTTGCTGCAGCGTCGTATGACGCCGAGAAGAAGGACGACTTTTTCGCCAAGAGCGGTCGCGACCTGGTGGCCAACTACCTGTTCGCGGCCGCGGTGAACGGCAACTACCTGCCGGTGGTGTTCGACTGGCTGAGCCGGCCCGACAACCCGATGCCCGCGCGGGTGCTGCAGGAGCGGTACCCGTCGCTCGCCGATGACATCGAGTCGACGCAGGCGCTCGTCGAGGAGACACGCTCAGGCGTGTACGGCTTCGCTCAGGGTGTGATGCGGTTCCTGGCGTCGGAGGCGCTGCGCGCCTGTGTGACGCCGACAGCCGGCCTCCCTGAGTTCAAGCCCGAGGATTTCTCCGCGGCGCCGGCAGACACGCTCTACCTGCTCAGCGAGGAAGGGCCGGCCTCAGCCGGCCCTCTCGTGGCCGCACTCACCCGCGCGGTGCTCACCGCGGCCGAGAACGACGCCAAGCGGGAGCCGTCCGGCCGTCGACCGGTGCCGTTCATGGCCGTGCTCGATGAGGCCGGCAACATCTGCCGTATCCCCGATCTGCCGGCCAAGTACACCCACTACGGCTCGCGGGGCATCGTCGTGACGACGATCCTGCAGAGCCAGGAGCAGGGCGAACAGGTGTGGAGCCCGCGCGGGTTCGCGCAGCTGTGGGGCGCGTCGACGATTCAGGTCTTCGGTGGCGGTAACGCCTCCAACGGCTTCCTGCGCGACCTCTCCGAGCGGATCGGTGACTACGAGTACACCGAGACGACCACGAATCATCAGAACGGTCAGCGGAACGTGAACCGGACCCGATCCTCGGATCGGATCATGTCGATTGCCGACCTCGCGTCGCTGTCCCTGGGCCGCATGGTGGTGCTCGCTTCGGGATGCCGGCCGGTGCTGGTGAAGTCGGTTCCGTGGTTCAAGGACAAGCAGATGCGGCGTCTGATCAACGGGGGCAACCAAGCCCCCGTGCAGGTGCATCGCACCGCGAGCACAGGAGTCGAAGTTGAACGCTGA
- a CDS encoding DUF4913 domain-containing protein, whose product MNADDLPLTAPSAELVAFVDGTLLDFLAPAGSADTRWCPQWAEHPDAVHRLAAIREEWNLMLASAEDGAVPALHAFLRDVLDYHLPLLIDQQRGSFRECGYGHKPRQRLDVSRETRGGSA is encoded by the coding sequence TTGAACGCTGACGATCTGCCCCTGACCGCACCGAGCGCCGAACTCGTCGCGTTCGTCGACGGGACGTTGCTGGACTTCCTCGCACCCGCGGGGAGCGCGGACACTCGTTGGTGCCCGCAGTGGGCCGAGCACCCCGACGCCGTGCACCGCCTGGCTGCGATCCGCGAGGAGTGGAACCTCATGCTGGCGTCGGCGGAGGACGGCGCTGTGCCGGCGCTGCACGCGTTCCTCCGCGACGTCCTGGACTACCACCTGCCGCTGCTGATCGACCAGCAACGGGGCTCTTTCCGAGAGTGCGGGTACGGACACAAGCCGCGTCAACGCCTCGACGTAAGCAGAGAGACGCGAGGGGGCTCCGCATAA
- the mobF gene encoding MobF family relaxase: MRGGLIFYRGIGSAARAYLESDHSHADDYYLEHGAAVAEWTALDSNGQVFDRSSLDGDAYQAWVDWQDPLTLAKRGNPRDEVRLSKDGEVVVRPSSPRFVEMTVNCDKSLSVAAAMFPEVSAALDAAQAQAVEAMGGYMAQNSVTRVGARGAQRFVPVERLEQVAVVHRTSRAGDPHRHVHVQWNTRVYAEGQWRGLHTAATLRQQAALRGVGEAAINSNAELRDALARVGLTFDAATGKVTNLEEHARVLSKRADQINRHAARFEAEWRAAHPGQEPDRALRLRWDQQAWALDRPQKANANMASEAVWLQEMKDAGLQVDGFAPTAPAERVTVGALTADELTAEVLSAAEARSSAWSIADLEGYVGLAVAARNIESDAESINTFVRDAAQQIARQLPTLEVEISGEIPQWVRNITSDRVVHVERTLRDRFTTRGLQSGLVFPGETIGTLNEQQSDAARAIASRAPLVVIEGAAGSGKTTMLGAARELAATDDYRLLIVAPTLRAAAEAASSTGAAASSAHKLAHEYGFRWTDAGAWSRLAVGEADPATGAIYEGPSAEFAVDQDTRIVIDEAGMIDQDLAYAVTTIADETGAGIGLIGDRAQLPAVGRGGVLDMAVAAHPRPLDMSEVHRFRQPEYAAISLRMRDGVDPGDTFDQLAAAGHIVLHGSDQEVVAAIGADVVAKAEAGATIAVAVPSNEAATEINAIVQDARARAGHTRTPRTEVAGMDGLSIRPGDRLMTRRNDRDLGVANRDVWDVARVHSDASVTVKNGANSVRLPAEYVQEHTHLAYATTEYGVQGATVDYAHGVLTESSSAQALYVAATRGRENNSLHIVAADLDEARGVFVDAMGRQSGDRGVEAAREVIRRDLDGIVLPQGGEDANVRLPAEEANVATIDEPQGRSITEERIAAEERLFAVQLREYEATRAAWERRHPGENPDEYRQAVRAAEKAAAAATSAREDAERAAERAAVDAGESTWRRDYDQVQQAATVAEEAGPFRRRGAQQDHDAAVRSFTDRHQAAPAPTPPRELVDGWARSATRPGANESVDRARRREEETRDRTAALKADPAPTNAPTRPTRGTPEQEAAKDAAYRRRQESTQRQQRTQTATAAVRNRQRGPRL, from the coding sequence ATGCGCGGCGGATTGATCTTCTACCGAGGGATCGGGAGCGCTGCGCGTGCGTACCTCGAATCGGACCACTCGCACGCTGACGACTACTACCTCGAACACGGTGCCGCCGTCGCCGAGTGGACCGCGCTGGACAGCAACGGTCAGGTCTTCGACCGGTCCAGCCTGGACGGGGACGCCTACCAGGCGTGGGTCGATTGGCAAGACCCCCTCACGCTCGCTAAGCGCGGGAACCCGCGCGACGAGGTGAGGCTGTCCAAGGATGGCGAGGTAGTCGTCCGACCGTCCTCACCTCGGTTCGTAGAAATGACGGTCAACTGCGACAAGTCGCTGTCGGTTGCCGCCGCCATGTTCCCGGAGGTTTCGGCCGCGCTCGATGCCGCGCAGGCGCAGGCCGTCGAAGCGATGGGCGGGTACATGGCGCAGAACTCCGTCACCCGTGTAGGCGCGCGAGGCGCACAGCGGTTCGTGCCCGTCGAGCGCCTGGAACAAGTGGCGGTCGTGCATCGCACCTCCCGCGCGGGCGACCCGCACCGGCACGTTCACGTGCAGTGGAACACCCGCGTTTACGCGGAGGGCCAGTGGCGCGGGCTGCACACTGCGGCGACGCTGCGACAGCAGGCGGCGCTGCGCGGCGTCGGTGAGGCGGCGATCAACTCCAACGCTGAGTTGCGCGATGCGCTCGCGCGTGTGGGCCTCACGTTCGACGCCGCGACCGGCAAGGTGACCAACCTCGAAGAGCACGCGCGTGTGCTCTCCAAACGGGCCGATCAGATCAACCGTCACGCGGCCAGGTTCGAGGCCGAGTGGCGCGCTGCGCACCCCGGCCAGGAGCCTGACCGGGCGCTGCGCCTGCGCTGGGATCAGCAGGCGTGGGCGCTCGACCGGCCGCAGAAGGCGAACGCCAACATGGCGTCCGAGGCGGTGTGGCTGCAGGAGATGAAGGACGCCGGTCTGCAGGTCGACGGGTTCGCACCGACCGCGCCCGCCGAGCGCGTTACGGTGGGCGCGCTGACGGCGGATGAGTTGACTGCCGAGGTGCTGTCTGCCGCTGAGGCGCGCAGTTCCGCGTGGTCGATCGCGGACCTTGAAGGGTACGTCGGGTTGGCCGTCGCCGCGCGCAACATCGAGTCCGACGCGGAGTCGATCAACACGTTCGTACGAGACGCTGCACAGCAGATCGCCCGCCAGCTGCCGACGCTGGAAGTGGAGATCTCCGGCGAGATTCCGCAGTGGGTTCGCAACATCACCAGTGACCGTGTGGTGCACGTCGAGCGGACGCTGCGCGACCGGTTCACGACGCGCGGCCTGCAGTCGGGCCTGGTGTTCCCGGGCGAGACAATCGGCACCCTCAATGAGCAGCAGAGCGACGCCGCGCGAGCGATCGCCAGCCGTGCACCGCTCGTCGTTATCGAGGGCGCGGCGGGGTCGGGAAAGACGACGATGCTCGGCGCCGCGCGCGAGCTTGCCGCCACCGACGACTACCGTCTGTTGATCGTCGCGCCTACGCTCCGTGCCGCAGCCGAGGCGGCGTCCTCAACGGGCGCGGCAGCATCCAGCGCCCACAAGCTCGCCCACGAATACGGCTTCCGCTGGACCGACGCCGGCGCCTGGTCGCGGCTCGCGGTGGGTGAAGCAGACCCGGCGACGGGCGCCATTTACGAAGGCCCCAGCGCCGAGTTCGCGGTCGACCAGGACACCCGTATCGTCATCGACGAGGCCGGGATGATCGACCAGGATCTCGCGTACGCGGTGACGACGATCGCCGACGAAACCGGCGCCGGTATCGGCCTGATCGGCGACCGTGCGCAGCTGCCGGCAGTCGGTCGAGGCGGCGTCCTCGATATGGCCGTGGCCGCGCACCCCCGCCCCCTCGACATGTCGGAGGTGCACCGCTTCCGGCAGCCCGAGTACGCCGCGATCAGTCTCCGCATGCGCGATGGCGTCGACCCCGGTGACACCTTCGACCAGTTGGCTGCAGCCGGCCACATCGTCCTGCACGGCAGTGACCAAGAAGTGGTCGCAGCGATCGGCGCCGACGTCGTGGCCAAGGCCGAGGCTGGCGCGACAATCGCGGTCGCGGTGCCCTCCAACGAGGCCGCGACGGAGATCAACGCGATCGTGCAGGACGCTCGTGCACGGGCCGGACACACCCGCACCCCGCGCACCGAGGTCGCCGGCATGGACGGGCTCAGTATCCGCCCCGGCGACAGGCTGATGACCCGACGCAACGATCGTGACCTTGGGGTCGCGAACCGCGACGTGTGGGACGTCGCCCGCGTGCACTCTGACGCTTCGGTCACCGTGAAGAACGGCGCGAACAGCGTCCGTCTGCCGGCTGAGTACGTCCAGGAGCACACGCACCTTGCGTACGCGACGACCGAGTACGGAGTGCAGGGCGCGACGGTCGACTACGCCCACGGGGTTCTCACCGAGTCGTCGTCCGCGCAGGCGCTGTACGTGGCCGCGACCCGCGGCCGCGAGAACAACTCGCTCCACATCGTTGCCGCCGACCTGGACGAGGCGCGCGGCGTGTTCGTCGACGCGATGGGCAGACAGTCGGGCGACCGCGGCGTGGAAGCGGCGCGCGAGGTGATCCGCCGCGACCTCGACGGGATCGTGCTGCCGCAGGGCGGCGAGGACGCGAATGTGCGGCTGCCGGCAGAGGAGGCGAACGTGGCCACGATCGACGAGCCGCAGGGGCGTTCCATCACCGAAGAACGCATCGCAGCCGAGGAACGGTTGTTCGCCGTGCAGCTGCGCGAGTACGAGGCGACCCGTGCCGCGTGGGAACGCCGGCACCCCGGAGAGAACCCCGACGAGTATCGTCAGGCCGTGCGTGCGGCCGAGAAGGCTGCCGCTGCCGCGACGTCGGCGCGCGAGGACGCCGAACGGGCGGCCGAGAGAGCAGCTGTCGACGCTGGCGAGTCGACGTGGCGTCGCGACTACGACCAGGTGCAGCAGGCCGCGACCGTGGCCGAGGAAGCAGGGCCGTTCCGACGTCGCGGCGCGCAGCAGGACCACGATGCCGCTGTGCGGTCCTTCACCGACCGCCACCAGGCCGCTCCGGCCCCCACACCGCCGCGTGAGCTCGTCGACGGCTGGGCGCGCTCCGCGACCCGGCCCGGGGCAAACGAGAGCGTGGACCGTGCTCGTCGACGCGAGGAAGAGACGCGCGATCGCACGGCCGCGTTGAAGGCCGATCCGGCGCCGACCAACGCGCCCACGCGGCCCACACGGGGCACGCCGGAGCAGGAGGCCGCGAAGGACGCCGCGTACCGTCGACGCCAGGAGAGCACGCAGCGGCAGCAGCGCACGCAGACCGCGACCGCGGCTGTGCGGAACCGCCAGCGCGGCCCGCGGCTCTAA